A stretch of Apis cerana isolate GH-2021 linkage group LG1, AcerK_1.0, whole genome shotgun sequence DNA encodes these proteins:
- the LOC108002136 gene encoding cysteine-rich hydrophobic domain-containing protein 2 isoform X2 produces the protein MADFDAIYEEEEENEQNLEEHYVTMVPDPIIIRGAGNMTVFGLSNRFESEFPNGLVSRVAPEEFKATVMRINSVLKKTLPVNVKWLFCGCVCCCCTLGCSLWPVICLSKRTQHSLNKLLEWENSRLYHKLGLHWRLAKQRCDSSSMMEYVLLIEFIPKIPIYKPD, from the exons ATGGCAGATTTCGATGCAAtatatgaagaagaagaagaaaatgaacaaaatttagAAGAACATTACGTGACAATGGTGCCAGATCCTATAATTATTCGTGGAGCTGGCAATATGACCGT atttGGACTTAGTAATCGTTTTGAATCAGAATTTCCAAATGGTTTAGTGTCACGTGTTGCTCCAGAAGAATTTAAAGCAACTGTTATGAGAATAAAcagtgtattaaaaaaaacattaccaGTTAATGTTAAATGGTTATTTTGTGGTTGCGTTTGCTGTTGCTGTACTTTAGGTTGTTCTCTTTGGCCAGTTATTTGTTTGAGTAAAaga acacAACattcattaaacaaattattagaatGGGAAAATAGTAGACTATATCATAAACTTGGGTTACATTGGAGATTGGCAAAACAGAGATGTGATAGTTCATCCATGATGGAATAT gttcttttaattgaatttattccaaaaatacCCATATATAAACctgattaa
- the LOC108002135 gene encoding condensin complex subunit 2, with protein MATRKSMSNRLIDSTIHSSPASSSPLRRKSILPQKLNNFALSENDDEAERLARRKEITDTSTTTITSINSNDKRRSLGLSFLVNMPPSQMAERISQCIKLGTENKINPKNAFSLEMIDFMTYMIKKKDANMSNLQVATTSLDVSTKIYGFRVDGVHMDILKMIAGVDKQNKYNENQNNMEKMNSQEVEENNFDRQKQEKKKKKKNKQKIFATVDTLKINIETEKPSLITIEADLQTTDMLYQVMLPNHANSKFYPHPYNDILIDTVNNKDIQDKNIVYNIPKIANFSHMEICPPLFYFDFHSWNADDELEKIQSEQSNENRFQFDLNASLSNEDECISTGMNYFDIEVTEEEHIDRCVMISNQVENIVDFREVLTKTMSLKDSEYSFIQTNLNIHWAGPSHWKVINFKKSLFSNNAETQHYQSKVKKKNKEIELCYDDETIGKVCAKFLPSQSIKLHARTAKIEWNEEILTLPPDKHYNIKQANKLYLHTTIFKNSENINDINTTSLINDMENYNHINENDTLNYSNNYQEYQENENNAINNDMQSQDEYISETQMPFTGNNLVAAPKLTNKLSIAYCTHPKRIDMKQLKYSIWECLKCNTDKNIQETITKKAMQRDTNNKMNDSKFFSEIYKRLPNILTKTNIEALSFPISFVSLLHLANEKTLKINSSSDMSDLIIEQD; from the coding sequence atggcAACTCGTAAGAGTATGTcaaatagattaatagattCTACTATACATTCTTCTCCAGCTTCTTCATCTCCATTGAGGCGAAAGTCTATACTtccacaaaaattaaataattttgctttATCAGAAAATGATGATGAAGCAGAACGTTTGGCCCGTCGCAAAGAAATTACTGACActtcaacaacaacaataacttctataaattcaaatgataaaagaCGTTCCTTAGGACTTAGTTTTCTAGTAAATATGCCACCCTCTCAAATGGCAGAACGTATATCTCAATGTATAAAGCTTGgtacagaaaataaaattaatccaaaaaaTGCATTCAGTTTAgaaatgattgattttatGACATATATGATTAAGAAAAAGGATGCAAATATGTCTAATTTGCAAGTAGCTACTACATCTTTAGATGTAAGCACTAAAATTTATGGATTTCGTGTTGATGGTGTACATATGGATATACTTAAAATGATTGCTGGAGTAgataaacaaaacaaatataatgaaaatcaaaataatatggaGAAAATGAATTCTCAGgaagtagaagaaaataattttgatagacaaaaacaagagaaaaaaaaaaaaaaaaaaaataaacaaaaaatatttgctactgtagatactttaaaaataaatattgaaactgAGAAACCTTCATTAATAACAATAGAAGCAGATTTACAAACGACAGATATGTTATATCAAGTAATGTTACCAAATCATGCAAATTCAAAGTTTTATCCACATccatataatgatattttaatagatacagtaaataataaagatattcaggataaaaatatagtatataatattccaaaaatagcaaatttttcacatatgGAAATTTGTCctcctttattttattttgattttcatagTTGGAATGCAGAtgatgaattagaaaaaattcaatcagaACAAAGTAATGAGAATAGATTTCAGTTTGATCTTAATGCAAGTTTATCCAATGAAGATGAATGTATATCTACTggtatgaattattttgatattgaagTTACAGAAGAGGAACATATAGATAGATGTGTTATGATATCTAACCAGGtagaaaatattgtagatTTTCGTGAAGTTTTAACCAAGACAATGTCATTAAAAGATTcagaatattcatttattcaaacgaatttaaatatacattggGCTGGCCCATCTCATtggaaagtaataaattttaaaaaaagtctaTTTAGTAATAATGCAGAGACTCAACATTATCAatctaaagtaaaaaaaaaaaataaagaaatagaattatgtTATGATGATGAAACAATTGGAAAAGTATGTGCTAAATTTTTACCAAGTCAATCAATTAAACTACATGCTAGAACTGCTAAAATCGAATggaatgaagaaatattaaccTTACCTCCTGacaaacattataatatcaaacaagctaataaattatatcttcatacaacaatatttaaaaattcagaaaatataaatgatattaatactacttctttaattaatgacatggaaaattataatcatataaatgaaaatgatacgttaaattattctaataattatcaagaatatcaagaaaatgaaaataacgcGATTAATAACGATATGCAATCTCAAGATGAATATATATCAGAGACACAGATGCCTTTTACTGGAAACAATCTAGTTGCTGCACCAAAACTTACAAACAAATTATCTATTGCATATTGTACACATCCAAAAAGAATTGatatgaaacaattaaaatattctatttgggaatgtttaaaatgtaatacagATAAGAATATTCAAGAAACAATAACTAAAAAAGCAATGCAACGagatactaataataaaatgaatgataGTAAATTCTTCAGTGAAATTTATAAGAGATtaccaaatatattaactaaaaCTAATATCGAAGCTCTaagttttccaatttcttttgtatCTCTATTACATTTAGCAAacgaaaaaacattaaaaataaattcttcttctgaCATGTCAGATCTTATCATAGaacaagattaa
- the LOC108002134 gene encoding ubiquitin carboxyl-terminal hydrolase 46 isoform X2, whose protein sequence is MGANISQLERDIGSDQFPPNEHYFGLVNFGNTCYSNSVLQALYFCRPFREKVLEYKARNKRTKETLLTCLADLFYSIATQKKKVGSIAPKKFIARLRKEKEEFDNYMQQDAHEFLNFLINHINEIILERSQSKPAGGKCGAGDAGSPPEPTWVHEIFQGILTSETRCLNCETVSSKDEDFFDLQVDVDQNTSITHCLRCFSNTETLCSDNKFKCDHCSSYQEAQKRMRVKKLPMILALHLKRFKYVEQYNRHIKVSHRVVFPLELRLFNTSDDAVNPDRLYDLVAVVIHCGSGPNRGHYISIVKSHGFWLLFDDDMVDKIDASTIEDFYGLTSDIQKSSETGYILFYQSIDCN, encoded by the exons atg ggtGCAAATATATCACAATTAGAGAGAGATATTGGCTCTGATCAATTTCCTCCCAATGAACACTATTTTGGATTAGTTAAT ttTGGAAATACCTGTTATAGCAATTCTGTATTACAAGCTTTGTATTTTTGTCGACCATTTAGAGAAAAAGTTTTAGAATACAAAGCTAGAAATAAGAGAACCAAGGAAACATTATTAACATGCTTAGCCGATTTGTTTTATAGTATTGCaactcaaaaaaagaaagttggaTCTATAGCTCCAAAAAAGTTTATTGCCAGattgaggaaagaaaaag AGGAATTTGATAACTACATGCAACAAGATGcacatgaatttttaaactttttaataaatcatataaatgaaattattttag AGAGAAGTCAAAGTAAACCAGCAGGAGGAAAATGTGGTGCAGGTGATGCTGGTTCACCACCAGAACCTACATGGgttcatgaaatatttcaaggaaTTCTGACATCAGAAACACGTTGCCTTAATTGTGAGACTGTATCTAGCAAAGATGAAGATTTCTTTGATTTACAAGTTGATGTAGATCAAAATACTTCAATCACACACTGCCTCAGATGTTTTTCAAATACTGAGACACTTTGTAGTGATAACAAATTCAAATGTGATCATTGTAGTAGTTATCAAGAAGCCCag AAACGAATGAGAGTTAAAAAATTACCAATGATACTAGCATTGCATCTAAAGAGATTTAAATATGTGGAACAATATAATCGTCACATCAAGGTTTCCCATAGAGTAGTTTTTCCTTTAGAACTTCGACTATTCAATAct agtGACGATGCAGTGAATCCAGATAGATTATATGATTTGGTAGCAGTTGTAATACATTGTGGAAGTGGACCTAATCGAGGACATTATATTTCCATAGTTAAAAGCCATGGATTTTGGTTGCTTTTTGATGATGATATGGTTGAT aaaattgatgCATCTACAATAGAAGACTTTTATGGACTCACGTCCGATATTCAAAAAAGTTCTGAAACTGgctatatcttattttatcaatcaatagattgtaattag
- the LOC108002134 gene encoding ubiquitin carboxyl-terminal hydrolase 46 isoform X1, with product MGANISQLERDIGSDQFPPNEHYFGLVNFGNTCYSNSVLQALYFCRPFREKVLEYKARNKRTKETLLTCLADLFYSIATQKKKVGSIAPKKFIARLRKEKEEFDNYMQQDAHEFLNFLINHINEIILAERSQSKPAGGKCGAGDAGSPPEPTWVHEIFQGILTSETRCLNCETVSSKDEDFFDLQVDVDQNTSITHCLRCFSNTETLCSDNKFKCDHCSSYQEAQKRMRVKKLPMILALHLKRFKYVEQYNRHIKVSHRVVFPLELRLFNTSDDAVNPDRLYDLVAVVIHCGSGPNRGHYISIVKSHGFWLLFDDDMVDKIDASTIEDFYGLTSDIQKSSETGYILFYQSIDCN from the exons atg ggtGCAAATATATCACAATTAGAGAGAGATATTGGCTCTGATCAATTTCCTCCCAATGAACACTATTTTGGATTAGTTAAT ttTGGAAATACCTGTTATAGCAATTCTGTATTACAAGCTTTGTATTTTTGTCGACCATTTAGAGAAAAAGTTTTAGAATACAAAGCTAGAAATAAGAGAACCAAGGAAACATTATTAACATGCTTAGCCGATTTGTTTTATAGTATTGCaactcaaaaaaagaaagttggaTCTATAGCTCCAAAAAAGTTTATTGCCAGattgaggaaagaaaaag AGGAATTTGATAACTACATGCAACAAGATGcacatgaatttttaaactttttaataaatcatataaatgaaattattttag cagAGAGAAGTCAAAGTAAACCAGCAGGAGGAAAATGTGGTGCAGGTGATGCTGGTTCACCACCAGAACCTACATGGgttcatgaaatatttcaaggaaTTCTGACATCAGAAACACGTTGCCTTAATTGTGAGACTGTATCTAGCAAAGATGAAGATTTCTTTGATTTACAAGTTGATGTAGATCAAAATACTTCAATCACACACTGCCTCAGATGTTTTTCAAATACTGAGACACTTTGTAGTGATAACAAATTCAAATGTGATCATTGTAGTAGTTATCAAGAAGCCCag AAACGAATGAGAGTTAAAAAATTACCAATGATACTAGCATTGCATCTAAAGAGATTTAAATATGTGGAACAATATAATCGTCACATCAAGGTTTCCCATAGAGTAGTTTTTCCTTTAGAACTTCGACTATTCAATAct agtGACGATGCAGTGAATCCAGATAGATTATATGATTTGGTAGCAGTTGTAATACATTGTGGAAGTGGACCTAATCGAGGACATTATATTTCCATAGTTAAAAGCCATGGATTTTGGTTGCTTTTTGATGATGATATGGTTGAT aaaattgatgCATCTACAATAGAAGACTTTTATGGACTCACGTCCGATATTCAAAAAAGTTCTGAAACTGgctatatcttattttatcaatcaatagattgtaattag
- the LOC108002134 gene encoding ubiquitin carboxyl-terminal hydrolase 46 isoform X3 — protein MGANISQLERDIGSDQFPPNEHYFGLVNFGNTCYSNSVLQALYFCRPFREKVLEYKARNKRTKETLLTCLADLFYSIATQKKKVGSIAPKKFIARLRKEKAERSQSKPAGGKCGAGDAGSPPEPTWVHEIFQGILTSETRCLNCETVSSKDEDFFDLQVDVDQNTSITHCLRCFSNTETLCSDNKFKCDHCSSYQEAQKRMRVKKLPMILALHLKRFKYVEQYNRHIKVSHRVVFPLELRLFNTSDDAVNPDRLYDLVAVVIHCGSGPNRGHYISIVKSHGFWLLFDDDMVDKIDASTIEDFYGLTSDIQKSSETGYILFYQSIDCN, from the exons atg ggtGCAAATATATCACAATTAGAGAGAGATATTGGCTCTGATCAATTTCCTCCCAATGAACACTATTTTGGATTAGTTAAT ttTGGAAATACCTGTTATAGCAATTCTGTATTACAAGCTTTGTATTTTTGTCGACCATTTAGAGAAAAAGTTTTAGAATACAAAGCTAGAAATAAGAGAACCAAGGAAACATTATTAACATGCTTAGCCGATTTGTTTTATAGTATTGCaactcaaaaaaagaaagttggaTCTATAGCTCCAAAAAAGTTTATTGCCAGattgaggaaagaaaaag cagAGAGAAGTCAAAGTAAACCAGCAGGAGGAAAATGTGGTGCAGGTGATGCTGGTTCACCACCAGAACCTACATGGgttcatgaaatatttcaaggaaTTCTGACATCAGAAACACGTTGCCTTAATTGTGAGACTGTATCTAGCAAAGATGAAGATTTCTTTGATTTACAAGTTGATGTAGATCAAAATACTTCAATCACACACTGCCTCAGATGTTTTTCAAATACTGAGACACTTTGTAGTGATAACAAATTCAAATGTGATCATTGTAGTAGTTATCAAGAAGCCCag AAACGAATGAGAGTTAAAAAATTACCAATGATACTAGCATTGCATCTAAAGAGATTTAAATATGTGGAACAATATAATCGTCACATCAAGGTTTCCCATAGAGTAGTTTTTCCTTTAGAACTTCGACTATTCAATAct agtGACGATGCAGTGAATCCAGATAGATTATATGATTTGGTAGCAGTTGTAATACATTGTGGAAGTGGACCTAATCGAGGACATTATATTTCCATAGTTAAAAGCCATGGATTTTGGTTGCTTTTTGATGATGATATGGTTGAT aaaattgatgCATCTACAATAGAAGACTTTTATGGACTCACGTCCGATATTCAAAAAAGTTCTGAAACTGgctatatcttattttatcaatcaatagattgtaattag
- the LOC108002133 gene encoding large ribosomal subunit protein eL21 has protein sequence MTNSKGYRRGTRDLFSRKFRKHGTIPLSTYMKVYKVGDIVDIKGNGAVQKGMPYKVYHGKTGRVFNVTPHALGVIVNKRVRGRIIAKRINVRIEHLTHSKCREDFLKRVKENERLRKEAKEKNIKVQLKRQPAEPMPAHIVSGRENPISLAPIPYEFIA, from the coding sequence ATGACAAATTCAAAGGGATATCGTCGAGGAACAAGGGATTTATTTTCCCGAAAATTCCGTAAACATGGAACAATTCCATTATCTACATATATGAAAGTATATAAAGTAGGCGATATAGTTGATATTAAAGGTAATGGAGCAGTGCAAAAAGGAATGCCTTATAAAGTTTATCATGGAAAAACTGGACGTGTATTTAATGTAACTCCCCATGCTCTTGGTGTCATTGTTAATAAAAGAGTACGTGGACGAATTATTGctaaaagaataaatgttCGTATTGAGCATTTAACTCATTCTAAATGTAGAGAAGATTTTTTGAAAcgagtaaaagaaaatgaaagactCAGAAAAGaagcaaaggaaaaaaacattaaagtaCAATTGAAAAGACAGCCTGCTGAACCAATGCCTGCACACATTGTATCAGGACGTGAAAATCCTATTTCACTTGCACCTATACCTTATGAATTTAttgcttaa
- the LOC108002012 gene encoding proteasome subunit alpha type-1 → MFRNQYDSDVTVWSPQGRLHQVEYAMEAVKLGSATVGLKNKTHAVLIALKRASSELSAHQKKIFPIDKHMGISISGLTADARMLSRYMRTECLNYKYSHDDLLPVSRLLASLGNKLQTCTQRYDRRPYGVGLLIAGYDDQGPHIYQTCPSSNYFDCKAMAIGARSQSARTYLEKHLNELLSCDLDELIKHGLCALRDTLPNEVDLSVKNVSIAIVGKGTDFKIFNEDEISVYLSQIEDDKRNKPTEPDVEDSKPPQPPSSDENPQDPQVTVAMDTD, encoded by the exons atg tttcGTAATCAATATGACAGTGATGTCACAGTTTGGAGTCCACAAGGACGTTTACATCAAGTAGAATATGCAATGGAAGCTGTAAAATTAGGATCAGCTACTGTAggacttaaaaataaaactcatGCAGTCCTTATTGCACTCAAAAGAGCTTCTTCAGAATTATCTgctcatcaaaaaaaaattttccctaTAGATAAACATATGGGAATTTCTATTTCAGGTTTAACAGCTGATGCTAGAATGTTaag tcgATATATGAGAActgaatgtttaaattataagtattctCATGATGATCTATTACCTGTGAGTCGTTTACTTGCATCTTTgggaaataaattacaaacatGTACTCAAAGATATGATAGAAGACCATATGGTGTAGGTTTACTTATTGCTGGATATGAT gatcaAGGACCACATATTTATCAAACATGTCcttcatcaaattattttgattgtaaAGCAATGGCTATTGGTGCACGTTCTCAAAGTGCTCGTACATATTTAGAAAAACATCTTAATGAACTTCTATCATGCGATCtggatgaattaataaaacatggtCTTTGTGCATTAAGAGATACATTGCCAAATGAGGTTGATTTATCAGTGAag aaTGTATCTATTGCAATAGTAGGAAAAGGTAcagatttcaaaatatttaatgaagatgaaatttctgtttatttatCTCAAATTGAAGATGATAAACGTAATAAACCTACTGAACCAGATGTAGAAGATTCTAAACCTCCACAACCTCCATCTTCTGATGAAAATCCACAAGATCCACAGGTTACAGTTGCAATGGAtacagattaa
- the LOC108002003 gene encoding lipoyl synthase, mitochondrial isoform X2, which produces MFQAFHKLSRTKICTICNFHSTLHYIKKKNFSQKLKDGPDLEHFIADTYKQYDGKLKLEKGDKSRLRLPPWLKTEIPIGKSYNRIKSQLRQLQLSTVCEEARCPNIGECWGGGIHGTATATIMLMGDTCTRGCRFCSVKTSRTPLPLNPEEPINTAIAITDWGLDYVVLTSVDRDDLNDGGANHIAETVKEIKKRTNILVECLVPDFRGDKDCIEIIVNSNLDVFAHNIETVERLTPFVRDRRAEYRQSLKVLKIAKKCNPELITKSSIMLGLGETDEEIEQTMKNLREIGVDALTLGQYMQPTKKHLKVIEYVTPEKFKKWENIGNELGFLYTASGPLVRSSYKAGEFFLTNILKRRRNKQVENQ; this is translated from the exons ATGTTTCAagcttttcataaattaagtCGCACAAAAATATGTactatttgtaattttcattcaacg TTGCattacatcaaaaaaaaaaatttttctcaaaaattgaaagatggaCCTGACTTAGAACATTTTATTGCTGATACTTATAAACAATatgatggaaaattaaaattagaaaagggAGACAAATCTCGTTTAAGATTACCACCTTGGCTTAAAACAGAAATACCTATAGGTAAaagttataatagaataaaatcacAATTAAGACAATTACAATTAAGCACTGTATGTGAAGAAGCACGATGTCCTAATATTGGGGAATGTTGGGGAGGTGGTATACATGGAACAGCAACTGCTACTATTAtg ttaatGGGCGATACATGTACCCGTGGCTGTCGTTTCTGTTCTGTAAAAACATCACGTACACCATTACCTTTAAATCCAGAAGAACCAATAAATACAGCAATTGCAATAACAGATTGGGGTTTGGATTATGTTGTATTAACATCAGTAGACAGAGATG atttaaatgatGGTGGAGCCAATCATATTGCAGAAAcagtgaaagaaattaaaaaaag aaCTAATATTTTAGTGGAATGTTTGGTACCAGATTTTAGAGGAGATAAagattgtattgaaataattgttaattctaATCTTGATGTGTTTGCTCATAATATTGAAACTGTTGAACGTTTAACTCCATTTGTTAGAGATAGACGGGCTGAATATAG gCAATCACTGAAGGttttaaaaatagcaaaaaaatgtaatccagaattaattacaaaatcatcAATAATGTTAGGATTAGGTGAAACTGATGAAGAAATTGaacaaacaatgaaaaatttaagagaaattgGTGTAGATGCTTTGACACTTGGACAATACATGCAACctacaaaaaaacatttaaaagttattgaaTATGTTACacctgaaaaatttaaaaaatgggaaAATATAGGAAATGAATTAGGATTTTTATATACTGCAAGTGGTCCATTAGTACGTTCATCATATAAAGctggagaattttttttaacaaatatattaaaaagacgTAGAAATAAACAGgttgaaaatcaataa
- the LOC108002003 gene encoding lipoyl synthase, mitochondrial isoform X1 translates to MFQAFHKLSRTKICTICNFHSTQLHYIKKKNFSQKLKDGPDLEHFIADTYKQYDGKLKLEKGDKSRLRLPPWLKTEIPIGKSYNRIKSQLRQLQLSTVCEEARCPNIGECWGGGIHGTATATIMLMGDTCTRGCRFCSVKTSRTPLPLNPEEPINTAIAITDWGLDYVVLTSVDRDDLNDGGANHIAETVKEIKKRTNILVECLVPDFRGDKDCIEIIVNSNLDVFAHNIETVERLTPFVRDRRAEYRQSLKVLKIAKKCNPELITKSSIMLGLGETDEEIEQTMKNLREIGVDALTLGQYMQPTKKHLKVIEYVTPEKFKKWENIGNELGFLYTASGPLVRSSYKAGEFFLTNILKRRRNKQVENQ, encoded by the exons ATGTTTCAagcttttcataaattaagtCGCACAAAAATATGTactatttgtaattttcattcaacg CAGTTGCattacatcaaaaaaaaaaatttttctcaaaaattgaaagatggaCCTGACTTAGAACATTTTATTGCTGATACTTATAAACAATatgatggaaaattaaaattagaaaagggAGACAAATCTCGTTTAAGATTACCACCTTGGCTTAAAACAGAAATACCTATAGGTAAaagttataatagaataaaatcacAATTAAGACAATTACAATTAAGCACTGTATGTGAAGAAGCACGATGTCCTAATATTGGGGAATGTTGGGGAGGTGGTATACATGGAACAGCAACTGCTACTATTAtg ttaatGGGCGATACATGTACCCGTGGCTGTCGTTTCTGTTCTGTAAAAACATCACGTACACCATTACCTTTAAATCCAGAAGAACCAATAAATACAGCAATTGCAATAACAGATTGGGGTTTGGATTATGTTGTATTAACATCAGTAGACAGAGATG atttaaatgatGGTGGAGCCAATCATATTGCAGAAAcagtgaaagaaattaaaaaaag aaCTAATATTTTAGTGGAATGTTTGGTACCAGATTTTAGAGGAGATAAagattgtattgaaataattgttaattctaATCTTGATGTGTTTGCTCATAATATTGAAACTGTTGAACGTTTAACTCCATTTGTTAGAGATAGACGGGCTGAATATAG gCAATCACTGAAGGttttaaaaatagcaaaaaaatgtaatccagaattaattacaaaatcatcAATAATGTTAGGATTAGGTGAAACTGATGAAGAAATTGaacaaacaatgaaaaatttaagagaaattgGTGTAGATGCTTTGACACTTGGACAATACATGCAACctacaaaaaaacatttaaaagttattgaaTATGTTACacctgaaaaatttaaaaaatgggaaAATATAGGAAATGAATTAGGATTTTTATATACTGCAAGTGGTCCATTAGTACGTTCATCATATAAAGctggagaattttttttaacaaatatattaaaaagacgTAGAAATAAACAGgttgaaaatcaataa